The proteins below come from a single Balaenoptera musculus isolate JJ_BM4_2016_0621 chromosome 1, mBalMus1.pri.v3, whole genome shotgun sequence genomic window:
- the PITHD1 gene encoding PITH domain-containing protein 1, protein MSHGHSHGGGGCRCAAEREEPPEQRGLAYGLYLRIDLERLQCLNESREGSGRGVFKPWEERTDRSKFVESDADEELLFNIPFTGNVKLKGIIIMGEDDDSHPSEMRLYKNIPQMSFDDTDREPDQTFSLNRDLTGELEYATKISRFSNVYHLSIHISKNFGADTTKVFYIGLRGEWTELRRHEVTICNYEASANPADHRVHQVTPQTHFIS, encoded by the exons ATGTCGCATGGCCACAGTCACGGCGGGGGCGGCTGCCGCTGCGCCGCCGAACGTGAGGAGCCGCCCGAGCAGCGCGGCCTGGCCTACGGCCTGTACCTGCGCATCGACTTGGAGCGGCTGCAGTGTCTCAACGAGAGCCGCGAGGGCAGCGGCCGCGGCGTCTTCAAGCCGTGGGAGGAGCGGACCGACCGCTCCAAG ttTGTTGAAAGTGATGCAGATGAAGAGCTTCTGTTTAATATTCC ATTTACAGGCAATGTCAAGCTCAAAGGTATCATTATAATGGGAGAAGATGATGACTCACACCCCTCTGAGATGAGACT gTACAAGAACATTCCACAGATGAGCTTTGATGATACAGACAGGGAGCCAGATCAGACCTTTAGTCTGAACCGGGATCTTACAGGAGAACTAGAGTATGCTACAAA AATTTCTCGTTTTTCAAATGTCTATCATCTCTCAATTCATATTTCAAAAAACTTTGGAGCCGATACCACAAAGGTCTTTTATATTGGCCTGAGAGGAGAATGGACTGAG CTTCGCCGACATGAGGTGACCATCTGCAATTATGAAGCATCGGCCAACCCAGCTGACCACAGGGTCCATCAGGTTACCCCACAGACACACTTTATTTCCTAA